CCTGGCGTAGTCTGCCTGGAGTGACTGCTGACACGCAGGTGGTTGTGGTAGACCTCCACTACTTGCTCGGTGGCCCGCACATCTACTTGTTGTTGCACGAGCCGGCTCGGTATGGGCCATTCGGCTGCACGTGCATGACGTGGCCGTAACACAAGCACTGGCGTTGCGCCTGATCCGGCAATACCTCATGCCGCTGCTCGATCCAGATCACTGGCACCTGCTGCACAAGGAGCGCAGGGCAACCTGGAATGGCATCTGGATGATTTGCGCGGAGCTGGGCTTCCTCATGGGGAAGTCGAACGATCCGCTGCTGACTGAGCTGCGCATCGCCGTCGAGGTGATTCACTCGCACACCACCCTGCCGCCGCGGACATTCACATTCCCTACTGTCGTCGAGGTCACTTACTTCATCAGCCTGTGCAACCAGTTGCGGATGCCGGTACAGAGCCAGGTTCGTTTGGACAGCGGGCTACAAGTTGATCCGTTCAACTTCTGCACGCTGTGCTGGAGGCATCCTCTGCCAGGGCGGAAGTTATGCGTGGAACATTCTCCCAGCTCTCCGCGGCGGGCGAATGCAGACGGACAGCGCGCTGCCGCTGCTCGGTGAGGGGCAGCTAATGCTGAACGATGAGAATGCGGTTGAGGCACTGCTGGGCCTGCTGCATAACCCGGAAGGCCTATCGCCCAAGGCGCAGCAGTTCTATCGACAGATCAACCAGCAGTTGTGCACCTATCCCATTCTTATCTGGCCGATGCTGATTCGCGCGGAAGGCTGGTTGCAGAGCCGAAAGAAAATGCGGGAAAAATGGGGCGGGAAACGTCCTGGGGCCGGGCGGCCTCCAGGACGGGCAAAGGATGAGTAACTACTTGGCCATATACTGGTCAACCAACGGGCGCAGCTCACGATTGTGCTTGCCGTAGGTCCGCAACGCTTGCTGGTAGACCGTCACATCAGCGCCTGGCAGGGCATATTCAACGTCGAAGACCTCCTGCTGCAAGGCTTCCCAAGAGGCGATCAATTCCGCATCCGGCAGGGGGCGCTGGCTCTCGGCATGAATCAGGTAGGTCAGCGTGGCGAACAAGAAGTGGAGTGTATCCTCAACGCCCTCCAGCAGCTCCAGGCATTGGCGCTGGTTCATCCTCTGGGTTTCGGCACCCGGCAGCAGCATGTTGATCTCCCTGTTTACGGCGTTGTGACGGCCGTTCTACAGGCGCCCCGGCAGGGTATTCGTGGCATCCAGATACGGTTCGTTGCTGAGCAGTTTGGCACGCCAGGCAGGGATATCGCTCTCATCCACATCCAAGCGCTTGAGCCACTGATCGGCCGACCAGCCGACCAGCCGCAATTCGCCGTCATGCGAGCCGCCGTGCAGCGAACCTACGGTTTCGTAGCGGATGCCTTTGAGCACGTGGTTCAGCAACACATAAGCAGCCGGTTTCGGGTCTTCGCCATCCCCCCCTGACGGGTAAGCCCCGGCCTGTATCACCACACCGGCGCCGTAGTCGTAGAAGGCGAAATGACTGGACGGCAGCTGTGCACGCAGTGCCTCCATGCCACCAGCCAGTTCCAGACGTGCGTGATCGAGTAGGGTCAGCCAACTGACGGTCTTGATCTTGGTCGGTTTGAACTCAGGAATATTGGCCAACAGACCGGCTGTTCCTACATCCAATCCCGGCATCCGTGCGGCCATAAAGGTTTCGGTGGGCTCGTTGTTGTCTCGGCTGGTAGGCGAAAGGTTGTAAGCGTGCCCGGCATAGCCTTGCTCCGGAGCCAGTCGACGTGCGACGTCAAGGAATAGGCGTAGGAAATTCAGCGGGTTCTGCTCCTGGTACAGCAGCGGCACAGAGAACTCCAGCACGCTTAGATCGCGCCCAATCCTCGCTTCCCATGCAGATTGGCCAAAAATTTCAAAGTGCCAATCAGGAGCATCAATCGACTGCTTGCCACTGCTGTAGTAGAAGCTCAGTGGATAATCCTCATCCATGCTGAACAACATTTCACGCAATGGCTTTGCGTCACTGTATGCAGTCAGCGGCTTACCCTCTGGCGGCTCTTCGCGCCAAAGCCAGGTGAGGTGCGGCTCGGCCTGACGCTTGAACTCATCGAAGCACTGGCATAATGCTTCGCGCACCAGAGGGGTATGGGCTTCCTTGAAATAGAGCGTGCCCCGCAGGCAGAGCACGGCGCCGATATAGTCCTCGGGGCCGCCTTTCATCAGCAGGTTGCCGGGCATCTCCAGCAGATGGGGGTGTTTGGCCAGCTCTTCGGCCAGGTTGAATTTCGGTTCCATGAGTGTTTCTCCGAATCAATAGGCCGGGATCATGGGGCGTGGGGAACGGCCACGAGTCAGGAAGTACACCACGCCACTAGCGATGGCGGTAGCCCACCCCAGCTCCTCTACGGGTACCTTGGACTGCTGATTTTCCTGGCTGCAGTCGCAGTCGGTAGACTGCATCTCGACGACCTTATTTTTACTGCCGGCGATGGCACCGTAGGCGTCACTCTGCCTCGCATTACGCTGATCGGGTGGAAACTTCATCTCCACCACCTGCTTGATATTGTCCTGGGTCGGCGGCTTGCTGGGGTCCTTGACGATTACCACGTCGGGCCGGCGAATCATGCCGCGACCAGGCTTGAACGGAGGATGCTCTGGATCTTCATCCCAATACTTGCTGATCCAGCCCGGAATCCAACCATGCGGGCTGCTGCCGGTCTGGCTGTCGAGGATCGGCTGCGGCGGGTTCTTGGTCATGTCGTAACTGACCTCGGGCTTGTACGGGCTACGCCCCTGGAGGATTTCGTCCAACTCCCCCAGACGTTGAGCCACGCAGGCCTGCTTGAGGTTCTTGCCATCTTGGCTGACGTTGGGTGTGCTGCTGCAATAGCAGATCGCCGAGCACAACACCTTCTTGTCCTGTGGATCGAGCTTGGGCTCCAGGATGCCAACGGGGTTGGTCTTGCCTTCGGGGCTCATGCCGCCCTGAGCGAGGCTGGGCTGATCGCTCATGCTTCGCCTCCCTGCATCAGGTCGATCTGGATAGACTCCGACGCCTCGTGGTTGATCCACGAGGTCATGCCTTCGGCATCTGTGGCATCGAGCGCGCTCCAACCACCACTCGACCAGACCTTTACCCTACGTCCGGCAATGGGCTTACCGGTTTCCTGGTCAATGAGCTGGAAGCGCCCGGAATACGGTGCCGTGACGCTGGATAGCGGGGTGATTGGCGTAAAGGGGGCGGGAGTGAATACATCACCGATGATGACGGTCCCCGAGCCACCAATGATCACGTTGCCGTGGGCACCGACCGATGCTGCCCAGGGTGGCAGCGGGCTGGCCGTTGATGAACACCGTCGCTGAAACAGCTGACGCTATGGGGCTTCCGCAAGCAGAAGCATCGC
This Pseudomonas sp. ATCC 13867 DNA region includes the following protein-coding sequences:
- a CDS encoding VRR-NUC domain-containing protein, which codes for MSDQPSLAQGGMSPEGKTNPVGILEPKLDPQDKKVLCSAICYCSSTPNVSQDGKNLKQACVAQRLGELDEILQGRSPYKPEVSYDMTKNPPQPILDSQTGSSPHGWIPGWISKYWDEDPEHPPFKPGRGMIRRPDVVIVKDPSKPPTQDNIKQVVEMKFPPDQRNARQSDAYGAIAGSKNKVVEMQSTDCDCSQENQQSKVPVEELGWATAIASGVVYFLTRGRSPRPMIPAY
- a CDS encoding DUF3396 domain-containing protein, which codes for MEPKFNLAEELAKHPHLLEMPGNLLMKGGPEDYIGAVLCLRGTLYFKEAHTPLVREALCQCFDEFKRQAEPHLTWLWREEPPEGKPLTAYSDAKPLREMLFSMDEDYPLSFYYSSGKQSIDAPDWHFEIFGQSAWEARIGRDLSVLEFSVPLLYQEQNPLNFLRLFLDVARRLAPEQGYAGHAYNLSPTSRDNNEPTETFMAARMPGLDVGTAGLLANIPEFKPTKIKTVSWLTLLDHARLELAGGMEALRAQLPSSHFAFYDYGAGVVIQAGAYPSGGDGEDPKPAAYVLLNHVLKGIRYETVGSLHGGSHDGELRLVGWSADQWLKRLDVDESDIPAWRAKLLSNEPYLDATNTLPGRL